In Astatotilapia calliptera chromosome 23, fAstCal1.2, whole genome shotgun sequence, a genomic segment contains:
- the LOC113016115 gene encoding retinol dehydrogenase 7-like produces MYLYLLGLVVLYYLYRWIRELPRVSDKNSKYVYITGCDSGFGNLLARHLDKQGFRVIASCFTEKGEEDLKKSCSSNLITTHLDVSSQESIDKVAAMIKDMVGARGLWAVVNNAGISIPSAPCDWLTLNDYKPMLDVNLNGVIGVTLSVLPLIKKARGRVVNVASVFGRISPVGGPYTVSKYGVEAFNDSLRLNMAPFGVKVLCIEPGFFKTNVTNSAILSKNIKMIWDKLPQEVRDDYGTAYLQKALTTLTDKVAKMSDADLMKVVSCMEHAVAAVHPRTRYSPGWDAKFFWLPLSYMPTCISDYILKLEAIPIAKQIE; encoded by the exons ATGTACCTGTACCTTCTGGGCCTGGTGGTTCTCTACTACCTGTACCGTTGGATCAGAGAGCTCCCCAGGGTCTCTGACAAAAACAGCAAGTATGTGTACATCACAGGCTGCGACAGTGGCTTTGGGAATCTTCTGGCCCGGCATCTTGACAAGCAGGGCTTTCGAGTGATTGCCTCTTGTTTCACTGAGAAAGGAGAAGAGGATCTAAAGAAGTCCTGCTCCAGCAACCTGATCACAACTCATCTGGATGTTAGTTCTCAGGAAAGCATTGACAAAGTTGCGGCAATGATCAAGGATATGGTTGGGGCACGTG gcCTGTGGGCTGTAGTGAACAATGCCGGCATCTCCATTCCCAGTGCCCCATGTGACTGGCTGACCCTCAATGACTACAAACCCATGCTGGATGTGAACCTGAATGGGGTGATTGGTGTGACCCTAAGCGTCCTACCGCTCATAAAAAAGGCAAGGGGAAGGGTGGTGAACGTTGCCAGTGTGTTTGGAAGGATCAGTCCTGTTGGGGGCCCATATACTGTCTCAAAGTACGGTGTTGAAGCATTCAATGACAGCCTCAG GTTAAATATGGCACCTTTTGGTGTGAAGGTCCTCTGCATTGAGCCAGGCTTCTTCAAGACAAATGTGACCAACAGTGCTATCCTgagcaaaaacattaaaatgatctGGGATAAACTTCCACAGGAAGTCCGAGATGATTATGGAACGGCATACCTACAGAAAG CATTAACAACCTTAACTGACAAAGTTGCCAAAATGAGTGATGCAGACTTGATGAAAGTGGTCAGCTGCATGGAACATGCCGTGGCTGCTGTCCATCCTCGCACTCGCTACTCCCCAGGCTGGGACGCCAAGTTCTTCTGGCTGCCGCTATCCTACATGCCAACCTGCATCAGTGATTACATCCTGAAGCTGGAAGCTATTCCCATCGCCAAGCAGATAGAATAA
- the LOC113016114 gene encoding ATP synthase subunit beta, mitochondrial, protein MLGAVGRCCTGALQALKPGVQPLKALVGSPAVLSRRDYVAPAAAASTANGRIVAVIGAVVDVQFDEGLPPILNALEVAGRESRLVLEVAQHLGENTVRTIAMDGTEGLVRGQKVLDTGAPIRIPVGPETLGRIMNVIGEPIDERGPISTKQTAPIHAEAPEFTDMSVEQEILVTGIKVVDLLAPYAKGGKIGLFGGAGVGKTVLIMELINNVAKAHGGYSVFAGVGERTREGNDLYHEMIESGVINLKDTTSKVALVYGQMNEPPGARARVALTGLTVAEYFRDQEGQDVLLFIDNIFRFTQAGSEVSALLGRIPSAVGYQPTLATDMGTMQERITTTKKGSITSVQAIYVPADDLTDPAPATTFAHLDATTVLSRAIAELGIYPAVDPLDSTSRIMDPNIVGAEHYDVARGVQKILQDYKSLQDIIAILGMDELSEEDKLTVARARKIQRFLSQPFQVAKVFTGHLGKLVPLKETIKGFKSILGGEYDALPEQAFYMVGPIEEVVQKAEKLAEEHS, encoded by the exons GTAGAGACTATGTCGCACCTGCCGCCGCTGCCAGCACCGCCAACGGACGCATTGTGGCTGTCATTGGTGCCGTTGTCGATGTCCAGTTCGATGAGGGTCTCCCTCCCATTCTCAATGCTCTGGAGGTGGCAGGCCGTGAATCCAGGCTAGTCCTGGAGGTGGCACAGCATCTTG GGGAGAACACAGTGCGTACCATTGCTATGGATGGTACTGAGGGTCTTGTCCGTGGACAGAAGGTTCTGGACACTGGTGCCCCCATCAGAATTCCAGTGGGTCCCGAGACCCTGGGCAGGATTATGAATGTCATCGGGGAGCCTATTGATGAGAGGGGTCCCATCTCCACCAAACA GACTGCACCTATCCATGCAGAGGCTCCTGAATTCACTGACATGAgtgtggaacaggagattctgGTTACTGGCATTAAGGTTGTGGACCTGCTGGCTCCCTATGCCAAGGGAGGAAAGATCG GTCTGTTCGGTGGTGCCGGTGTAGGCAAGACTGTATTGATCATGGAGCTGATCAACAACGTGGCCAAGGCCCATGGTGGTTACTCTGTGTTTGCTGGTGTGGGAGAGCGTACCCGTGAGGGGAATGACTTGTACCATGAAATGATTGAGTCTGGTGTGATCAACCTGAAGGATACCACCTCCAAG GTGGCGCTGGTGTACGGACAGATGAACGAGCCCCCCGGTGCCCGTGCCAGAGTTGCTCTGACTGGATTGACTGTGGCTGAATATTTCCGTGACCAGGAGGGTCAGGATGTGCTGCTCTTCATTGACAACATCTTCCGCTTCACACAGGCTGGCTCTGAG GTGTCTGCTCTGCTGGGTCGTATTCCCTCTGCTGTGGGTTACCAGCCCACTCTGGCCACTGACATGGGTACCATGCAGGAGAGAATCACCACCACCAAGAAGGGTTCAATCACATCTGTGCAG GCCATTTACGTGCCTGCTGATGATTTGACTGACCCTGCCCCCGCCACCACCTTCGCTCACTTGGATGCCACCACCGTGTTGTCCCGTGCCATCGCTGAGCTGGGCATCTACCCTGCTGTCGACCCCCTGGACTCAACTTCCCGTATCATGGACCCCAACATTGTCGGAGCCGAGCACTACGATGTTGCTCGTGGCGTGCAGAAAATCCTTCAG GACTACAAATCACTACAGGATATCATTGCCATCCTGGGTATGGATGAGTTGTCTGAGGAGGATAAACTCACTGTGGCTCGTGCCCGTAAGATCCAGCGTTTCCTGTCTCAGCCATTCCAAGTGGCCAAGGTCTTCACTGGCCACTTGGGCAagctggtgcccctcaaggaaACCATCAAGGGCTTCAAGAGCATCCTTGGTG GTGAGTATGATGCTCTGCCCGAGCAAGCCTTCTACATGGTCGGTCCAATTGAGGAGGTGGTTCAGAAAGCTGAGAAACTGGCTGAGGAGCACTCATAA